The stretch of DNA TCGAATTAGCGCTCACGCAAGAAAAAACGAGTTTACTAACAAAGATAAGGGAACTCGAGAAAGAAGTGAATTTGAAATCCTTCAGGGGTGAGAGGGATAGAGAAAAGGATGAACTTCGATCCAAATTAAAAGCAGCAGAAAATTTGTGTGAAACGCTAATGGACGAGAATGAAGACATGAAAAAAGAGATACGACAATTGGAAGAAGAAATATACGAATTGCAGGACACCTTCAGGTAATTCCACGTTTCTCCTCATTTGTGATTATACATTCTTTACGTGTAGGAGTTAAAACCATTTTTGATCACTCACGCATGTCGACCTTGGCTTCTTTAGTTtacattattttgtattatttaatAGATACCATCAATATCTTACAGACAGATTAAATTCGTGAAAGTTTTAAACTCGAACCAAAAAAATTCGATTTTATACACTGTGTTGACCCATTTCAATTGATTTCATCATCTTCACTGTAATCAATTATCCCTTGGAGTAAAACATTGTGAAAAGAAAGTTAACGCACTCTACTAACCGATTTGTCTGAATTCAAAATCATTAACTGTTTGAATGGCGAACTACGACTCGCTCGTGTAATTTGTTGTCTCTCTTTTTTGAATTAATAACCTATATGTGTTTTTATTAATGGATGCTAATGATTTAGCGTAATGTACATGATGCCGTCAGACAATGTACATTATCATTCAGATagtgaagaaaagaaaagatgTTTTGAAGGGGTTCGAAAACAGTGGATTTCCACTTACTGCGATTCACAGAAAAAGATAAAAGAATCAAACGATCAGATATCCAAATCGAATTTTTTTACGGGATAATCGATTGAATTTAGACAAAAAAGAACTATTTAAGTCCGTGAAAAAACGATCACAGTGAACACCGTGTTCAAAAAATGTTTAGCAAAATGAGCTATCTGAATTGTTGCAGGACGGCGATTTGGACAGAAGACGCGTGCGATATCAACACAACAGCACTGCTTTTCGAAACATGGATCAAACGTGGGGGTTTCGTTACTTTGGCCCTTAATGCGTTTCGAGATTTTATTTTTAACGAAGTCGAGTTGGAGGTGACAAGAGTTCTGTTTCGCAACCAAGGAAGATTTCTAGTCAGGACTGAATTACAGATTTAGAACAGAAAGATTATTTTATACAGAGAGAGCAGTATGTGGAACGTTGTACTGTCGTCGAACCCTTTTGATTTTTTGCAACCCCTCCCTTGCGCTTCTCCATCGCGAACAGGCACTCCTCTTCCGAGTGACGTTTCAGCTTCCATTTAATTGAATGTATACATGAGATATTAACGAAAAGGTAACTATAATAAAGCCTGTTGCGTTTTCATTTTAATGAAATCTTTCCCCATAGAATTGGATAACTTTCGAATAGGCACATACATCAAAATGCATAGATTGAAGGATATCAAATTTATGTTGTTGAAGAAACACTGTTTATGAAATTGTTTAATGCTTCTTATTGACAACTCAATTGTTATCCAGTTCTAATATACTTTATTATAGAGAAAGATGTAAATAAATACGtaatacataaatatatttCGTATTCTTAAGGGACGAGCAAGCGGACGAGTATGTCCGTCTGCGAAAAAGTTTGGAACAGTCGAATAAAAATTGTCGAATTTTATCGTTCAAGCTGAGGAAGGTCGAGCGAAAGGTGGAGGAGTTGGAGTCTGAAAAGACAAGTCTTGAGAAAAAATATGAAGAGGTAAGTTATTAAAATGTTATTAAACAGTTGATCGTTTGTCGATAAATACACCCGTTTTTAGGTGAAAAAAGTCGACGAAACATTGAAGAAGATTAAAAATGAATTCCAAAGCAGGCCTCAGAAGAAGGCAACTGAATTCACCACCAAAGTACAACTGAAAAAAATGGTAGATGAGATGGAGAAAGAGATAGGTTTGTACTTTTAAGCATTCAACAAAAGCATTTCAATACATTACAATATTCTGCAACTATTCAGGGGACATGATGACCCTTTTCACAAACATATCCGACGGCAAAGACATTGATATTCAGGATGTAAAGGTCAAGGACCACGCGAAATACGATAAACTTTTGAAGGAACATGAACAGCTTAAAGAGAAATTGGAGGCTGTGTCTAAAGAACTATCAGatgaaaaagagaagaaaaaaccACAACAAAACGCAAGGACAGatgataaaaatacagatctacaaaatagtatgaataattttttTGAGATTTATATTTACCAATTCAATTGCTATATCTTTTTTGAAACGTTTCAGTGAAAAAGAGACTGGATGAAGCGGTGACTATGAGAGAAACAGAAAGAAAAGCGTGGGACAATGAAAAGACGGGTCTGttggaagaaaaagaaaaattaaaatcgAAGCTTTTATCCCTGTCCGCTGAAAAACTTAAAGTGTATAACGAAGTTGTCCAGTTGAAGAAAGATTTAGGTAATAATACATGCTATAAAAGTACAATTTCTGATTAAAAATAGCTGAAGTTTTAATGTTTCTTTAATTTCAGAAACAGCAAAGTCATCGGAGAAGGAAAGCGCGAAAATGGAGAAGGCAATAAGCGAATTGAAAAAAGAACTGTCACAGGAACGGGATAAATACAAGAAGCTGCAGGATGAATTGTCAGCGTTTTCAGAGCGGGAGTCGAAGATGACACAGTCAATGACAagcgtatttattttgcataattaGAAGCCAAATCGTTTTTCCTCTTCTCCTATATTACTCCTAATTTATTTTAACTTGTAGACTGAACAAACAAAAACAAAATTAGATGCAGAGGTGAAACGCCTGAAGAAAGAGTTGGAGAACACGAAATCCTCAACCTCTGCAAAGATAAATGAATTAACCACAGAAATTTCAGAGTTGAAGAAAGAAAATGAGAAACTATTGTCACAAATCACTGAAGAGAAACAGTCAAAGGAATCCGAGGTAGCTACGTTGAAAAAGAAAATCAATTCGTTGGAAAAGACTGGTTtaaatacaaaacgaatgaaTGAGATGAGACAGACGTTCAATGACAAAATTTTGAGTAAGTAGCTTTACTGTGgtagtaaaaaatatatcagAGAAGTCTATACAAGGTAACAGCGTCTTATATTACAGCCTTGGAAAACGACCTGAAGAAAGGTCAACAAGAATATAACAATTTAAATGATAAATATCGCGAGCTGGAAAATCAGAAAAGACAGTTCGAAATGGATAATGAATCTTTAAATAGGTGAATAGTAGtactaaaaaataatttcatgcTAAAAATAGTACTTTTTTTCACTCCTACAATGATAAGTCCATATTATTTACAGTAAACTAAGGGAACAAAATGCCGAATTAATGGGTATTCGCAAAGAGTTGGAAGCAATGCGACAAACCATCAAACTGAAAGAAAGCGAGTGGAAGTCGGAGAAAACTACCTTAGAAGTGAGCACAATTATGATATACCTTATAATTTATCACTTATATACTTTGGAGACACAAATAATGCAATGTGTATATTTTAGAATCGAATACGGGAGAGTGAATTGCCAAACAAAGCCTTAATAACAGATTTAAATAACGATATTAGTAACTTGAAGAAAGAAAATAATACTTTAGTAACACGGTTAGAAGACTTAAGGAAAGCGGTAAGTAGTTTAACGTCacaattaaaattgaatttatatgaaagaaatagaataacTTCTTTCATGTATGTTATATAGAACGATGATCTTTCGGATAAGCTGAAGGATTATGAAGCGGTGTCGAAGATCCATCAAGCTTTGACACCAGATACAACAGCTCTGGAGTCAGAGATTCGGAAATTAAAGAATGCTCTGGATAACATGGAAAAGACGAAGAAAACGGACCTGGCGCAGTGCAAGATGCGATATGAGCACAGAATCACAGCTATCAATGACGAGATTCAAACCATTCAGAATCAATTATCCAGATACAAACGCGAACGGGACACGTATAAGCACATGCTCGAAGGTGCGCAGAAAACTATCGCAGATCTCAAGTCTACTAGGGGTAGAACACAATCAAATGCCTCTTCTGGAAAGTCTGACGAGGTTTGTCCTCTTGCACTTCGCATCTACATAAGAAAGTCAGtggaaaaatatattccttttgATACAGGAGGAGGAAACGTCTGGTACCAGCAAAATAATTCTTGAAAGACAGATCCACAGCTTGGAGGATGATCTGTCTGAAGCAAGATTAGAGGCATCCAGACTGAAGGCTGAATTAGTATCTGAGAAATCAGCCAGTCATGTCAAAGTATCCGAACTTCAGTCACGCATCAATGAGGTACTGCGATTCATGAACGTTTGTCAAATTaagttaattattattaatacgtCTATCTTTAAATTTATAGCTTGAGGAGGAAAGAGTGCTCAACAGTGGCAGGACAAAGATCCCAGGACTAAAAGTTCGTATGGAATTAGCCTGGCAAAAAGAAAGAGAAGAACACCAGAGGCTGCTACAAGAAACAGCTACATTGGCAAGGGATTTGCGACAAACTTTATTCGAAGTATATATTAAATTGAAGTTATTGCtactaaaataaaaaagtaCGAAGCTTGAACGACTGAACTCTTTTATAGATTGAGAGAGAACGTTCAAAAGAGCGTTTGGAGAACAAGAGGCGACAGGACCAGCTGAAAAAAGTGTACGATGAGGAGAAGGAAGAAAGTAGGAAAAAATTGTTGGAGGTATATAGACATACAATTAGAATTTTTAATCTTTATAGCAGTAaacgttttaaaataattaatttgttTGTAGTTACAATGTGATTTACTTGAATTGAGGGATGCCCACGCGAAGTTAAGGACTAGCAATGAAAAAATGAGACGAGAAAAGGAACGACATGAAAAAGAGCGGGAAGAACTGAAAGATGTAATCATGAAGAAGTCCAAACAGGAGCAAACTGAGTTACGAAATATTAATGTGCTGTTACAACAAGTCAATGACCTGATGAAATTATTCCCTGAATTAAATGGAATAGCACAAAATGGAAATGCAAATAGTTACACACCAACACCGCCTAGGCGATTAAAGGTACATCAAATTAGGAGGAACTTTGTTCATTAAGTAGACAAGTCTAATAAACTAATCCGGTTTTTGTAGGGACCAAAGTCGAGGGAATCATCACCCATGTTGGACTCAAAGGGtgatataagaggtataatcaatattattaaatatctTCATTTAAATTATATTACTGTATCGCGATCATTTACATTAATGTTTAGGATCAAATACACAATTGGTTGAGAGGACAGAAAAACTAGAATATACTATTAAAAAACTTATGGACGTGGCAAGAGAACTGAAAGAGTCAAAAAAAGTAGCTGATGAAGCTAACGTGACGCGACTGAAGAAACTAGGAAAAAGGTACTTGttctttattaaaatatatgttCATACATTCTTCCCATAAATGTTGATACTAAACTTACCCTATATTACAGATCGACATCTGTGGAGAGTGACCCAGGGAAAGGTATAACCACATCTCGCTCGAAACCACGTTTGAAGAGGAAGAGTTTGTCTTTAGAACAGACAGCACGAAACGAAGACGTACGTATAATGCAAAGCTACTGGAGTAAtagatattaaataaattacttCTAATGTTTTTAATGTTCCAGTCACAACGTATTTGGGGAACAGACAGCAACATGTCCAGTTTGCAATCATTAGAAGGTTCAGAGATAGATGCACGAACACTTAGTTTGCAGCGAGATTCTAGCGTGGATAGGTAATTCAAATAATAATCATCTCAATTTCTATTAAAAGCACAAAATCAAATATGATACAAATCTCTTCTTCTAAAATTTCCTCCAAATTTATGacattataattttaaataagaTAAAAGTCACTAAcacattattattgtgtttactCAGTCGTTTTTCCACTGGTTCTACAAAAAGCGAGGTATTAGAACGAGAGAAGAAACATAGTAAAGGGATAATGAGGAAAATTGCGactaaattaactaaatcaGCTAGTGTAGACGATCCAAATGTTTCCATGGACCTTTCTCTTCAGGTATAGTAAATAGTTGTTTAGGATATCGATTCCAATTTTAATGTCAATCTTTCTATCATAGACGTCAGGATCTGAGACAAGTATCAATGAGAAGACTGAaaagaaaaatctgaaaaagaaATTAACGGACATGTTTAAAAGAAGCTCCAGAAGTGGCAGGTACGTTCTCAGTTCAATTAAAATATCAGAGtcgttaaaatataaataaaaatttttatatttgcaaCAAACGGATAATTATACAATTGTGCTAATATCTTTGAGTCCAATAAAATTGCTTACCAGTGAAACAAAAATCTTAATTACACGAGATTAAGACTTTCGCGTGACACAGAATGTGAAAAGTAATTCTTGTTTTAAATTTTAGTGTAGAGAAGAAGATTAACTCAACGAATCACAGCAGGCCACCCTCAAGAAACTCTACAATATCTGACAAGTAATTTCATagcaatttttgttcattcaatGCTCCGAACTAGCATTACCAAATATAATATTCTTTAAGTGTATAACAGCAACAAACAGCtctacaataaaaaaaagagaTTGCTCAATGACACGTATTAGAGCGTATACAAAAAGATATATATTCCTGTACATATCGGATGTGCTTTTAAACTGATATTGTAATTACAAATTTGCACgagcattttaaaatatttaattaattgtaaACGTTGCACCATATGATGCTGCAAACAGAAGAGAacgtacaataaataaacaatacaTGTATTTTCATTATCGCTATTCTTTCAgtacaattttaattttttaaatcacgAGTCGCGTTTGTCTTTCTTCGATTTTCGCTTGTGTTTCGAACTTTTATGTTCTTTGTGTTtatgttttttcttttcttttttcgatTTTTTCACTTTTCCACGCTCCACCCATACACCAGAGATCTGAGATTCTACCTTGGATTTTGGTACTACAACACTTCTAAATACAGGCTTCAAGACTTGTGAACTAGATTCCTCTGGTGTAGAAGAATTGTCAGTTTTCAGTAATCTTGAAGGGAGAGCTGGTCCATACATATCAGGCAGTAATGATGGATCAGCAGGATTTGGACTATCATCATTGCCTTCACCTTCTGGTTCTAACTTGACTGTTATAATTGcttctttttctttatttacaTTCTCGGTTGTTTGTGCACTGCTCGTCGAACTTGTGATCAAATTATCTAAATCAACCTTGGCAAAAATTCCCCTCGGTGGAGAAGTGTTTCTGGTTGTATTTAATTCACTGGCAGCTTTACCAAATAGAACCGACTTCACTGTCTCACTATCTATGTTTTCTTCTGGTTCTGGTTCGGATTCTGATTCTTCACTACTACTTAAGAAAATCGCTTTAAAGAGATCTTTCTTTTCTTCTGATTTACTCTTTGTCATTGTTTTTAATGCATTATCGTTTTCTTGACCTTTCTCTGTCCTGTCTATAATCTCAGATGTTGTACTTGAACTATTCTTACTTTCAACACTTTCTTTGGTCTCAGTACTCCTGGAAGATGATTCTTGGACTTCTTTTCCAAAAACTTTTTCATAAGAAGCTTCAAAATTTCTCATTTTTTCTGTTACAGGCTCCAATATTTGATCGTTTAAAGATATATTATCATTTGATTTTACTTCTTCATTCACATTACTAGCAATACCTTTTTCTTTCAACTGGACAGTAATTTCGACAGTTTCTTTAAGTACTGTGTCAGTTGCTTTTAGAAACTTTGTAGAATTACTCCAATCCATAGAGTCAAAGATAGAAAACTTTGTTGCCTTTTTTTGCAACTCCGGTTGAGCACATCCACCTTTTGGTTCAGGAATGTTAAATCTTTTACAAACTATACTTGCAGGCTTCCATTCTATGCGCTCCCTAGTTAGCTTCCCAAACATCTTCATCTTTGCAGCCTGTTTCATCTCGTCTTCTTGGTTGTACTTTGCAAGagcagtatcgaaacctgtagtATCAGAACCGTGTGTAAATTTACTTGTAACATAATCATTCGTTGACTGCTCAAACAATCTAGCTGCTTGTTCAAACTCAATTCGCTCTTGTTCTCTGTCCCACTCCGTCATTGATAATGGTTGTATACTTTCGAGCTTATTTTTGTCGTCcttttttacaaaatttaagTATTGTTCGAAACGCCGCTGTTTATCAGGATTAGCTATAAATGGTTTTTCTGTGTTTTTGTTCGTAGAATTATCTTCTCCAAATCTATTAATGCTTTCACTTATTTGAGGTTCGTCAGACGCAGAAGAATCTTTAAATTCTTCTAACTTTTTCAAATTCCCTTCAGATTCTTTACTTAATCCAACAATACCTCCTTTAACGAAACTTCGAGTATTCAATTTTTCCATCCAAGACGTAGCAACTTTAGCTCGTTGACTTTCTAGCATTTTCCTCTCCTCAGTCTGCTGTCTACCATGTAAATTTAATGTTTTCGAAATGATATTGGAAGCAACTGATGGTACTGAATTGGGATGCGTGTCTGATACTTGTTTAATAGTAGGTGTATCTTCCAAAATCCTAGCTCTATCTGCAGCTGTAAGATCTTTACGTTTTCCATTTTCTATTGCACGAGGAACATTTTCGATTGGTGGATAAAATCGACTTTTTCTAACTGCATGTACTGGTACAAAATCTTTAGGCAATTCCGGAGGTGGAAACGACTTTCTTTGTTGTAGCTTGTTTTTCGCCGGCGCAAAACCTTCTAAACATGT from Calliopsis andreniformis isolate RMS-2024a chromosome 2, iyCalAndr_principal, whole genome shotgun sequence encodes:
- the LOC143188229 gene encoding uncharacterized protein LOC143188229 isoform X1; the protein is MHHMYSSKKGDSLCPLGFHPQVRWPTRCKRCFRDYKEHGGKKDNLRDITSSTPSLSFDQSSRSSENGKRIWSSATNLAKDDFKSSTDSSSAAAGWTSLMDLSAIDKEEEARRPTKLQIKEVIGNSNDSTSGNDVEFIIQVKKSRSIPSKNSMQDGDGYMEKDEKIQKSEVERLRAQVGELQARCEKAEKEKSEILMRRLSTMETISSKSSPNEVQKLQKKNEALTQEKTSLLTKIRELEKEVNLKSFRGERDREKDELRSKLKAAENLCETLMDENEDMKKEIRQLEEEIYELQDTFRDEQADEYVRLRKSLEQSNKNCRILSFKLRKVERKVEELESEKTSLEKKYEEVKKVDETLKKIKNEFQSRPQKKATEFTTKVQLKKMVDEMEKEIGDMMTLFTNISDGKDIDIQDVKVKDHAKYDKLLKEHEQLKEKLEAVSKELSDEKEKKKPQQNARTDDKNTDLQNMKKRLDEAVTMRETERKAWDNEKTGLLEEKEKLKSKLLSLSAEKLKVYNEVVQLKKDLETAKSSEKESAKMEKAISELKKELSQERDKYKKLQDELSAFSERESKMTQSMTSTEQTKTKLDAEVKRLKKELENTKSSTSAKINELTTEISELKKENEKLLSQITEEKQSKESEVATLKKKINSLEKTGLNTKRMNEMRQTFNDKILTSYITALENDLKKGQQEYNNLNDKYRELENQKRQFEMDNESLNSKLREQNAELMGIRKELEAMRQTIKLKESEWKSEKTTLENRIRESELPNKALITDLNNDISNLKKENNTLVTRLEDLRKANDDLSDKLKDYEAVSKIHQALTPDTTALESEIRKLKNALDNMEKTKKTDLAQCKMRYEHRITAINDEIQTIQNQLSRYKRERDTYKHMLEGAQKTIADLKSTRGRTQSNASSGKSDEEEETSGTSKIILERQIHSLEDDLSEARLEASRLKAELVSEKSASHVKVSELQSRINELEEERVLNSGRTKIPGLKVRMELAWQKEREEHQRLLQETATLARDLRQTLFEIERERSKERLENKRRQDQLKKVYDEEKEESRKKLLELQCDLLELRDAHAKLRTSNEKMRREKERHEKEREELKDVIMKKSKQEQTELRNINVLLQQVNDLMKLFPELNGIAQNGNANSYTPTPPRRLKGPKSRESSPMLDSKGDIRGSNTQLVERTEKLEYTIKKLMDVARELKESKKVADEANVTRLKKLGKRSTSVESDPGKGITTSRSKPRLKRKSLSLEQTARNEDSQRIWGTDSNMSSLQSLEGSEIDARTLSLQRDSSVDSRFSTGSTKSEVLEREKKHSKGIMRKIATKLTKSASVDDPNVSMDLSLQTSGSETSINEKTEKKNLKKKLTDMFKRSSRSGSVEKKINSTNHSRPPSRNSTISDK
- the LOC143188230 gene encoding G patch domain-containing protein 1 yields the protein MSDSEDDNYVSYGIPLDPIDEENLPRKKPVTIEDQYAYDAQGRRRFHGAFTGGFSAGYFNTVGTRDGWRPQQFKSSRSSKAESVTQRPEDFMDEEDTSQFGIAPTGIRATSDYSDHGQRGMKRERINRQSNDPIPGTPVLKELLKPVKDTLGIMLLKKMGWRPGQGVGSRLTKKEKAKIRRNEKIREAQQTSKKVISGSSSEDSEDDYGDITFAPDDYEPFVCNPKDNYFGIGYSGLDRRTVLSGHVNLFDAPAFSIQDKNKKLSIHGQAFGVGAFEADDEDIYAREDMSRYDFALGPERKTKSRWSDDNNSKNLNNTCLEGFAPAKNKLQQRKSFPPPELPKDFVPVHAVRKSRFYPPIENVPRAIENGKRKDLTAADRARILEDTPTIKQVSDTHPNSVPSVASNIISKTLNLHGRQQTEERKMLESQRAKVATSWMEKLNTRSFVKGGIVGLSKESEGNLKKLEEFKDSSASDEPQISESINRFGEDNSTNKNTEKPFIANPDKQRRFEQYLNFVKKDDKNKLESIQPLSMTEWDREQERIEFEQAARLFEQSTNDYVTSKFTHGSDTTGFDTALAKYNQEDEMKQAAKMKMFGKLTRERIEWKPASIVCKRFNIPEPKGGCAQPELQKKATKFSIFDSMDWSNSTKFLKATDTVLKETVEITVQLKEKGIASNVNEEVKSNDNISLNDQILEPVTEKMRNFEASYEKVFGKEVQESSSRSTETKESVESKNSSSTTSEIIDRTEKGQENDNALKTMTKSKSEEKKDLFKAIFLSSSEESESEPEPEENIDSETVKSVLFGKAASELNTTRNTSPPRGIFAKVDLDNLITSSTSSAQTTENVNKEKEAIITVKLEPEGEGNDDSPNPADPSLLPDMYGPALPSRLLKTDNSSTPEESSSQVLKPVFRSVVVPKSKVESQISGVWVERGKVKKSKKEKKKHKHKEHKSSKHKRKSKKDKRDS
- the LOC143188229 gene encoding uncharacterized protein LOC143188229 isoform X2, with translation MHHMYSSKKGDSLCPLGFHPQVRWPTRCKRCFRDYKEHGGKKDNLRDITSSTPSLSFDQSSRSSENGKRIWSSATNLAKDDFKSSTDSSSAAAGWTSLMDLSAIDKEEEARRPTKLQIKEVIGNSNDSTSGNDVEFIIQVKKSRSIPSKNSMQDGDGYMEKDEKIQKSEVERLRAQVGELQARCEKAEKEKSEILMRRLSTMETISSKSSPNEVQKLQKKNEALTQEKTSLLTKIRELEKEVNLKSFRGERDREKDELRSKLKAAENLCETLMDENEDMKKEIRQLEEEIYELQDTFRDEQADEYVRLRKSLEQSNKNCRILSFKLRKVERKVEELESEKTSLEKKYEEVKKVDETLKKIKNEFQSRPQKKATEFTTKVQLKKMVDEMEKEIGDMMTLFTNISDGKDIDIQDVKVKDHAKYDKLLKEHEQLKEKLEAVSKELSDEKEKKKPQQNARTDDKNTDLQNMKKRLDEAVTMRETERKAWDNEKTGLLEEKEKLKSKLLSLSAEKLKVYNEVVQLKKDLETAKSSEKESAKMEKAISELKKELSQERDKYKKLQDELSAFSERESKMTQSMTSTEQTKTKLDAEVKRLKKELENTKSSTSAKINELTTEISELKKENEKLLSQITEEKQSKESEVATLKKKINSLEKTGLNTKRMNEMRQTFNDKILTLENDLKKGQQEYNNLNDKYRELENQKRQFEMDNESLNSKLREQNAELMGIRKELEAMRQTIKLKESEWKSEKTTLENRIRESELPNKALITDLNNDISNLKKENNTLVTRLEDLRKANDDLSDKLKDYEAVSKIHQALTPDTTALESEIRKLKNALDNMEKTKKTDLAQCKMRYEHRITAINDEIQTIQNQLSRYKRERDTYKHMLEGAQKTIADLKSTRGRTQSNASSGKSDEEEETSGTSKIILERQIHSLEDDLSEARLEASRLKAELVSEKSASHVKVSELQSRINELEEERVLNSGRTKIPGLKVRMELAWQKEREEHQRLLQETATLARDLRQTLFEIERERSKERLENKRRQDQLKKVYDEEKEESRKKLLELQCDLLELRDAHAKLRTSNEKMRREKERHEKEREELKDVIMKKSKQEQTELRNINVLLQQVNDLMKLFPELNGIAQNGNANSYTPTPPRRLKGPKSRESSPMLDSKGDIRGSNTQLVERTEKLEYTIKKLMDVARELKESKKVADEANVTRLKKLGKRSTSVESDPGKGITTSRSKPRLKRKSLSLEQTARNEDSQRIWGTDSNMSSLQSLEGSEIDARTLSLQRDSSVDSRFSTGSTKSEVLEREKKHSKGIMRKIATKLTKSASVDDPNVSMDLSLQTSGSETSINEKTEKKNLKKKLTDMFKRSSRSGSVEKKINSTNHSRPPSRNSTISDK